In Arachis hypogaea cultivar Tifrunner chromosome 17, arahy.Tifrunner.gnm2.J5K5, whole genome shotgun sequence, a single window of DNA contains:
- the LOC112766619 gene encoding uncharacterized protein, protein MASLLTTSTFTYSPLNSHTKDCSNKSGNSSTGRRCSIKAMRIEKSLEELYNVKVERKVSSERLAQLGVSKWSVWKTGKCKLPWDWQVDQLVYIEEGEVRVVPEGSKRFMQFVAGDLVRYPKWFEADLWFNGPYQERYSFRAYGDDY, encoded by the coding sequence ATGGCAAGCCTGTTGACAACATCAACCTTCACATATTCTCCTCTCAACAGCCACACCAAAGATTGTAGTAATAAGTCCGGCAATTCTTCTACAGGAAGGAGATGTTCCATAAAAGCAATGAGGATAGAAAAATCGTTGGAAGAATTATACAATGTGAAGGTCGAAAGGAAAGTGTCTTCTGAAAGGCTTGCTCAACTTGGAGTCTCAAAATGGTCAGTGTGGAAGACCGGGAAATGCAAGTTGCCGTGGGACTGGCAGGTTGACCAACTGGTGTACATAGAAGAAGGGGAAGTGAGGGTTGTCCCAGAAGGAAGCAAGCGATTCATGCAGTTTGTTGCTGGTGACTTGGTCAGGTACCCCAAATGGTTTGAGGCTGACCTATGGTTCAATGGTCCATATCAAGAACGATATAGTTTTAGAGCATAtggtgatgattattga
- the LOC112767188 gene encoding uncharacterized protein: MNIHSASAFTFLLCFLAIISPLSFSNVQAQDLTFKYCDKNAKYSMKVSAVKASSNPVVRGVPFTINTTFHSDEAITGGKAQYRLKSDEVDAVYTYESNVCEEKQCPVSAGKHGLILDMRFPAVAPKGTYHMNMTFVDQNGKKLTCIISPFKVDDATTK, translated from the exons ATGAATATTCACTCTGCTTCAGCTTTCACTTTCCTTCTTTGCTTCTTAGCCATCATTTCCccactttctttttcaaatgttCAAGCTCAAGATCTTACCTTCAAATACTGTG ATAAGAATGCAAAGTACAGTATGAAAGTGAGTGCAGTGAAGGCATCATCCAACCCTGTGGTGAGAGGGGTTCCCTTCACCATTAACACCACATTTCATTCTG ATGAGGCAATTACTGGTGGAAAAGCACAATACAGACTTAAAAGTGATGAAGTAGATGCTGTGTATACATATGAAAGCAATGTCTGTGAGGAAAAGCAATGTCCTGTTTCTGCTGGAAAGCATGGTCTCATTCTAGACATGAGGTTTCCTGCAGTTGCTCCAAAG GGAACATATCATATGAACATGACATTTGTGGACCAGAATGGAAAGAAGTTAACCTGCATTATCTCTCCCTTCAAAGTTGATGATGCAACTACCAAATGA